The proteins below come from a single Candidatus Babeliales bacterium genomic window:
- a CDS encoding MBL fold metallo-hydrolase, producing the protein MSTKPLQRIYPYKSDGRYYNYQNEKIEGYLFHMIYEYLRYIKLVKRKTPTDLMEWVSKPLLTYHYKAEPEIVWIGHSSFLIQIGGINILTDPIFGGSTIFYRRILPAGVSLEQLPPIHFILISHNHMDHMDAAALEWLRDQHPGATFLVPEGDKKWFDARGFAHVVEHGWWQKYGASKVGRFAENIQFTFLPAVHWSQRSLFDKNCSLWGSWLIEKDGYTIYFAGDTAYSEHFALIAQECAPIDIALMPIAPCEPRKWMAKTHMGVQESVQAFLDLGARHFVPMHWGTFAFGEDEFDAPLFLLKDWWYHQRAHLAGKQMHIVKVGESRTFGLQKQLEVASITIFPEKTV; encoded by the coding sequence ATGAGCACAAAGCCCCTCCAACGTATATATCCGTATAAATCTGATGGTCGTTATTACAACTATCAAAATGAAAAGATTGAGGGATACCTCTTTCACATGATTTATGAGTATTTGCGATATATAAAGTTAGTAAAACGTAAGACCCCAACAGATCTTATGGAATGGGTTTCTAAGCCGCTTCTCACCTACCATTATAAAGCTGAACCTGAAATTGTTTGGATTGGGCATTCCTCATTTTTAATACAGATCGGAGGGATCAATATCCTCACAGATCCTATTTTTGGCGGTAGTACGATTTTTTATAGAAGAATATTACCGGCAGGCGTTTCGTTGGAGCAGCTGCCTCCTATCCATTTCATTTTAATTTCCCATAATCATATGGATCATATGGATGCCGCAGCATTGGAATGGTTGCGAGATCAGCATCCAGGAGCGACATTTTTGGTACCTGAAGGGGATAAAAAATGGTTTGATGCTCGTGGATTCGCTCATGTGGTAGAGCATGGCTGGTGGCAAAAATATGGCGCTAGTAAGGTGGGACGATTTGCAGAGAACATACAGTTTACCTTTTTGCCAGCGGTGCATTGGTCGCAACGATCGCTTTTTGATAAAAACTGTTCCTTGTGGGGCAGTTGGTTAATCGAAAAGGATGGATATACCATCTATTTTGCAGGAGACACTGCTTATTCGGAGCATTTTGCGCTCATTGCTCAAGAATGTGCTCCTATTGATATTGCACTGATGCCGATTGCACCGTGTGAACCGAGAAAATGGATGGCTAAAACTCATATGGGTGTGCAAGAATCGGTCCAGGCATTTCTTGATCTTGGCGCTCGGCATTTTGTTCCGATGCATTGGGGAACATTTGCTTTTGGGGAAGATGAATTTGATGCGCCGCTTTTTTTATTAAAAGATTGGTGGTACCACCAGAGAGCCCATCTTGCGGGCAAGCAAATGCATATTGTCAAAGTTGGCGAATCGCGAACATTCGGTTTGCAAAAGCAGCTTGAAGTCGCCTCTATTACTATTTTTCCTGAGAAAACAGTTTAA